A single Pseudodesulfovibrio aespoeensis Aspo-2 DNA region contains:
- the gap gene encoding type I glyceraldehyde-3-phosphate dehydrogenase: MSIRIGINGFGRIGRYLARLLVNEDGYELVVVNARADNAQLAHLLKYDSVHGRFAEDVEANENGFTINGHQVVVTRDKPGEWSWGAWDVDIVIESTGAFRDRLSCEQMIDCGCHKVIVSAPSSDCDATIVMGVNDHQLKLSDTIISNASCTTNCLAPVAKILHETFGIEHGLMTTIHSYTMSQRILDGTHKDLRRARAGAVNMLPTTTGAARAVTQVIPELEGKLDGMAVRVPTPNVSLVDFVANVGRDVSVADVNAAFKSASEGALLNVMGYTELPLVSTDYIGSTYGGVVDGLCTSVMSSRMVKCIIWYDNESSFTNQLLRLIRKVGATL, translated from the coding sequence ATGAGCATCAGGATAGGCATCAATGGATTCGGACGCATCGGGCGTTATCTTGCCAGACTTCTTGTCAATGAAGACGGGTATGAACTCGTTGTGGTCAATGCCCGGGCCGACAATGCGCAATTGGCGCATCTGCTCAAGTACGATTCCGTCCACGGCCGCTTTGCCGAAGATGTGGAAGCTAATGAAAACGGATTCACCATCAATGGTCATCAGGTTGTCGTCACGCGCGACAAACCCGGCGAATGGAGCTGGGGAGCCTGGGATGTCGACATCGTTATCGAAAGCACCGGAGCTTTCCGTGATCGTCTCAGCTGTGAACAGATGATCGACTGTGGTTGTCATAAGGTCATTGTCAGTGCACCTAGTTCTGATTGTGACGCGACCATCGTCATGGGCGTCAACGACCACCAACTTAAATTATCAGATACTATCATTTCAAACGCATCCTGCACGACCAACTGTCTGGCCCCAGTGGCCAAGATCCTTCACGAGACTTTCGGCATTGAGCACGGGCTCATGACCACCATCCATTCATATACGATGAGCCAGCGTATTCTGGACGGGACACACAAGGATTTGCGTCGGGCCAGAGCCGGAGCAGTCAATATGCTGCCGACGACCACCGGGGCGGCGCGCGCCGTGACACAGGTCATTCCAGAACTCGAAGGCAAGCTGGACGGCATGGCTGTCCGAGTGCCTACGCCCAATGTATCGCTGGTGGATTTCGTGGCCAATGTCGGTCGTGATGTCTCTGTCGCCGACGTCAACGCGGCGTTTAAGTCGGCGTCGGAAGGGGCGCTCCTGAATGTCATGGGCTATACCGAACTGCCGCTCGTATCCACCGATTACATTGGGTCGACCTACGGCGGTGTTGTTGATGGTCTATGTACGTCCGTGATGTCCTCCAGAATGGTCAAGTGCATCATCTGGTACGACAATGAATCGAGTTTCACCAACCAGCTTCTCCGTCTCATTCGCAAGGTAGGAGCAACTCTATAG
- the rpe gene encoding ribulose-phosphate 3-epimerase, whose product MSNLNTVIISPSLLSSDFSRLAEELSSLEQAGVEWVHWDVMDGNFVPNITFGPPVIGRCRKVSNLFFDVHLMIDKPGRYIQEFVDAGADLICVHAESEIHLERTVAEIARLGARPAVAINPHTPLSVVQHLLPQLYMVLIMSVNPGFGGQSFIPFSIDKIRGLSHMIKLTGADTLIQVDGGVTPDNVAELHQAGADVFVSGSAFFGHPPYDERLKTFMAAACSPSSKAGNTSTATCGWGAIQSERGKSGDER is encoded by the coding sequence ATGAGTAATCTGAACACAGTCATTATATCTCCATCTCTTTTGTCGTCTGATTTCAGTCGGCTGGCCGAGGAGCTCTCCTCGCTTGAACAGGCAGGAGTAGAATGGGTTCACTGGGATGTCATGGACGGAAACTTCGTCCCCAACATCACCTTCGGGCCACCAGTTATCGGTCGTTGTCGCAAGGTGAGCAATCTCTTCTTCGATGTCCACCTGATGATCGATAAACCCGGTCGATATATCCAGGAATTTGTCGATGCCGGAGCCGATCTTATTTGCGTGCACGCCGAATCCGAAATCCATCTTGAGCGGACCGTGGCCGAGATCGCTAGGCTTGGCGCACGACCGGCCGTTGCTATCAATCCGCATACGCCGCTGAGCGTCGTCCAACATCTGCTTCCGCAGCTCTATATGGTTCTGATTATGAGCGTGAACCCCGGATTCGGAGGCCAGTCGTTCATCCCCTTTTCCATTGATAAGATCAGGGGCCTTTCTCACATGATCAAGCTGACCGGGGCAGACACCCTGATTCAGGTGGATGGAGGTGTCACTCCTGATAATGTTGCCGAACTGCATCAGGCAGGGGCTGATGTCTTTGTCTCAGGCTCAGCGTTCTTTGGCCATCCTCCATACGATGAGAGACTCAAAACATTCATGGCAGCGGCCTGCTCACCGTCTTCGAAGGCAGGAAACACCTCCACGGCAACGTGCGGATGGGGCGCAATTCAAAGTGAACGGGGAAAATCAGGAGATGAGCGGTAG
- the fba gene encoding class II fructose-bisphosphate aldolase (catalyzes the reversible aldol condensation of dihydroxyacetonephosphate and glyceraldehyde 3-phosphate in the Calvin cycle, glycolysis, and/or gluconeogenesis) has protein sequence MALISLRQLLDHAATNGYGVPAFNVNNMEQIRAIMEAAVETDSPVILQSSAGARKYAGSTFLRHLIQAAIEEWPSTPVCLHLDHGASPGLCVQAIQNGFSSVMMDGSLMEDSSTPSSYEYNVAVTRKVADMAHACGVSVEGELGVLGSLETATAGKEDGVGAEGKLSREQMLTDPDQAADFVAKTHVDALAIAIGTSHGAYKFSSPPSGEVLSIDRVKEIHARIPDTHLVMHGSSSVPQEWLKIINEYGGDLGQTYGVPVTEIQEGIKHGVRKVNIDTDLRLAATGAVRKHLVENPGNFDPRKFLTEATKAMKEVCRSRFLAFGSAGWAHSIKPSTHEGMAAGYAKGAYAPLANTQQ, from the coding sequence ATGGCTCTTATTTCTTTGAGACAACTTTTGGACCACGCCGCGACAAACGGCTACGGCGTGCCCGCATTCAACGTCAACAACATGGAACAAATCCGGGCAATTATGGAGGCAGCGGTTGAAACAGACAGCCCGGTCATCCTGCAAAGCTCTGCAGGAGCCAGAAAATACGCAGGGTCGACCTTTCTTCGTCACCTCATCCAAGCAGCAATCGAGGAGTGGCCCTCCACTCCTGTCTGCCTACATCTTGATCATGGTGCTTCGCCGGGTTTATGCGTTCAGGCCATTCAGAACGGGTTCAGCTCCGTCATGATGGATGGATCCCTTATGGAAGATTCAAGCACGCCGTCGAGCTATGAGTATAATGTCGCTGTAACGAGAAAGGTCGCTGACATGGCTCATGCCTGCGGTGTCTCTGTTGAGGGCGAACTCGGCGTGTTGGGCTCTTTGGAAACAGCGACTGCCGGAAAGGAAGACGGCGTGGGAGCCGAGGGGAAGCTCAGTCGTGAACAGATGTTGACCGACCCAGATCAAGCCGCCGACTTTGTAGCAAAAACCCATGTGGACGCCCTAGCCATCGCTATCGGCACCAGCCATGGCGCATACAAGTTTTCTTCTCCGCCGTCAGGCGAGGTTCTCTCCATTGACCGCGTCAAGGAGATCCATGCCCGCATACCAGACACCCATCTGGTCATGCATGGCTCGTCTTCCGTTCCCCAGGAATGGCTCAAGATCATAAACGAATACGGCGGAGACCTCGGACAGACTTACGGTGTTCCCGTGACCGAGATTCAAGAGGGGATCAAGCACGGTGTTCGCAAGGTCAACATCGATACCGACTTGCGTCTTGCCGCCACAGGTGCGGTTCGCAAACACTTGGTGGAGAATCCCGGTAACTTCGATCCCCGCAAGTTCCTGACCGAGGCAACCAAAGCCATGAAAGAGGTCTGCCGCTCACGCTTTCTGGCCTTCGGATCGGCCGGTTGGGCACACTCCATCAAGCCATCCACACATGAAGGCATGGCTGCTGGCTATGCCAAAGGCGCCTATGCTCCGCTTGCCAATACCCAACAATGA
- the pyk gene encoding pyruvate kinase, which translates to MKNTLRRTKIVATLGPATSDRATLRNLIQAGVDVVRLNFSHGTAQDHIQMAVRVRELASELNRTVGVLADLQGPKIRIRGFESGSVVLKEGQSFIIDPSVAVQNGTSNRVGITYPSLAEDVSSGTILLLDDGKCILEVDDILGNQVRCIVITGGVLSGGKGVNVLSGGLSAGALTDKDREDMTAVATMQADYLALSFVRNAADVDEARDILAGLGWHGSILAKIERAEALEYIETIIMVSDGIMVARGDLGVEIGDAKLPAVQKMLIKRARSLNRVVITATQMMDSMITNPIPTRAEVFDVANAVLDGTDGVMLSAETAVGKYPVEVVAAMDVICLEAEKQEQVRHSRHRVDMEFTHVDETVAMSAMYAANHTETVAIGAFTESGGTPLWMSRISSGIPIFALSQNEQTRRRVSLYRGVYPINFNPASVCASQQHEAAAAELVRLGVVKPGDLVITTSGDTAGERGGTNSMRICRVEKYTR; encoded by the coding sequence ATGAAAAATACTCTTCGACGTACCAAAATCGTGGCAACCCTTGGACCGGCAACTTCTGATAGGGCAACCCTGCGCAATCTGATCCAGGCTGGCGTCGATGTTGTCAGGCTCAATTTTTCTCATGGCACTGCGCAGGATCATATCCAAATGGCTGTTCGAGTTCGTGAACTGGCGTCCGAGTTGAACCGAACCGTTGGCGTATTGGCCGACCTGCAGGGGCCAAAGATCAGGATTCGAGGATTTGAATCCGGTTCTGTCGTTTTAAAAGAAGGTCAATCATTCATCATTGATCCCTCTGTTGCCGTACAGAACGGCACTTCGAATAGGGTCGGCATAACGTACCCATCGCTGGCCGAGGATGTATCATCTGGCACGATCCTTCTTCTTGATGACGGCAAATGCATCCTCGAAGTTGACGATATCCTCGGCAACCAAGTCCGTTGCATTGTAATCACAGGCGGCGTCCTATCCGGTGGCAAAGGCGTCAACGTGCTGTCCGGCGGTCTTTCTGCCGGGGCGCTCACGGATAAGGACCGGGAGGACATGACGGCTGTGGCGACCATGCAGGCCGATTATCTTGCACTTTCCTTTGTTCGCAACGCAGCCGATGTAGACGAAGCCAGGGATATTCTCGCAGGGCTTGGTTGGCACGGCTCAATTCTTGCCAAGATCGAAAGGGCCGAAGCACTGGAATACATCGAAACGATCATTATGGTTTCTGACGGAATCATGGTGGCCCGCGGCGACCTTGGTGTGGAAATCGGCGATGCCAAATTGCCCGCCGTACAAAAGATGCTCATCAAGCGAGCCCGAAGCCTCAATCGCGTGGTTATCACCGCCACGCAGATGATGGACTCGATGATTACCAATCCTATACCCACACGGGCCGAGGTGTTCGATGTAGCCAATGCCGTCCTGGACGGCACTGACGGTGTCATGCTGTCGGCAGAGACGGCTGTTGGTAAATATCCGGTAGAAGTGGTTGCGGCAATGGACGTCATCTGCCTTGAAGCGGAGAAACAGGAACAGGTAAGACATTCGCGACACAGGGTGGACATGGAATTTACTCATGTTGACGAGACCGTCGCCATGTCGGCCATGTATGCGGCCAATCATACTGAGACTGTGGCCATCGGAGCCTTCACCGAATCGGGCGGGACGCCGCTTTGGATGTCCAGGATCAGTTCAGGCATTCCAATTTTTGCCCTGTCCCAAAATGAACAAACCCGTCGTAGGGTCTCGCTGTACCGGGGAGTGTATCCAATCAATTTCAACCCGGCCTCGGTCTGCGCATCACAGCAGCATGAAGCTGCTGCGGCTGAACTGGTCAGGCTCGGCGTGGTCAAGCCCGGTGATCTCGTGATTACAACAAGCGGTGACACTGCCGGAGAGCGTGGTGGAACAAACTCCATGCGCATCTGTAGAGTCGAAAAATACACACGGTAA
- a CDS encoding phosphoglycerate kinase, which translates to MLKMTELDLMGKRVLMREDFNVPINNGIITSDKRLRAALPSIRTALNRGAMVILMSHLGRPTSGVFEMRLSLEPVADRLSELLGIPVRFERDWAHGLEPHPGEVIMVENVRFLPGEMSNDHELGRAMASLCDVFVMDAFGTAHRAQASTYAVAQYAPQACAGPLLVQELKALKQGLENPEAPIVAVVGGSKVSTKLTVLKSLLPMVDKLIVGGGIANNFIAAAGFDVCSSLFEQDLVQATRELMDEAEMLGVEIPIPLDVVCAREFSQTATPILRSVNRVAANEMILDIGPMTSSLYSRILEEAGTIVWNGPVGVFEFDQFGQGTRNLSLSIAESPAFSIAGGGDTLAAIEKYNVSEMITYISTGGGAFLEFLEGKTLPAVSILETRAHQ; encoded by the coding sequence ATGCTGAAAATGACCGAACTCGATCTCATGGGAAAACGAGTGCTGATGCGGGAAGACTTCAATGTCCCCATCAACAATGGGATTATCACAAGTGACAAGCGACTACGTGCTGCCCTGCCGTCAATTCGCACGGCACTCAATCGCGGGGCTATGGTGATACTCATGTCTCATCTTGGGAGACCCACGTCTGGTGTTTTCGAAATGAGATTGTCTCTTGAACCCGTCGCAGACCGGTTGTCTGAACTCCTTGGTATTCCTGTCAGGTTCGAGCGTGATTGGGCCCACGGGCTCGAACCGCATCCGGGCGAAGTCATCATGGTCGAAAATGTCCGTTTCCTTCCGGGGGAGATGTCGAACGACCATGAACTTGGCAGAGCCATGGCTTCCTTGTGCGATGTGTTTGTCATGGACGCATTCGGAACGGCCCACCGGGCTCAGGCGTCCACATATGCTGTAGCACAATACGCGCCACAGGCTTGCGCCGGTCCGCTTCTCGTGCAGGAGCTGAAGGCATTGAAACAGGGTCTTGAGAATCCAGAGGCCCCGATCGTGGCCGTTGTGGGCGGATCAAAAGTCTCGACAAAACTTACGGTCCTCAAATCACTACTCCCTATGGTGGATAAACTCATCGTCGGCGGCGGTATCGCCAACAACTTCATCGCCGCTGCAGGGTTTGATGTCTGCTCGTCACTCTTTGAACAGGACTTGGTTCAGGCCACACGGGAGCTGATGGATGAAGCCGAGATGCTCGGTGTTGAGATTCCGATCCCCCTTGATGTCGTCTGCGCAAGGGAGTTTTCGCAGACTGCGACTCCGATTCTCCGTTCCGTCAACCGCGTTGCTGCCAACGAAATGATCCTCGATATTGGCCCGATGACCTCTTCTCTCTACTCCAGAATTCTTGAAGAAGCCGGGACCATTGTCTGGAACGGACCTGTAGGCGTGTTCGAATTTGACCAGTTTGGACAGGGGACAAGAAATCTTTCGCTGTCCATAGCCGAAAGCCCGGCTTTTTCCATTGCCGGAGGTGGCGATACCCTTGCCGCTATAGAAAAGTATAACGTATCCGAAATGATAACATATATCTCCACGGGTGGCGGAGCCTTTCTTGAATTTTTGGAAGGGAAGACACTTCCGGCTGTGAGCATACTTGAAACACGGGCTCATCAATAA
- the tkt gene encoding transketolase, which translates to MPKRKELANAIRALSMDAIQKAKSGHPGAPMGMADIAEVLWNDYMVHNPANPDWANRDRFVLSNGHGSMLLYSLLHLSGYDVTIDDIKNFRQLHSRTPGHPEYGMTPGVESTSGPLGQGIACAVGMAVAEKVFAAQFNRDGHSIMDHHTYVFMGDGCMMEGVSHEACSLAGTLKLGKLFAFYDDNGISIDGCVDGWFTDDTPGRFEAYGWHVVRDVDGHDASSIKAAIEEARANKDKPSLICCKTVIGQGAPNICGSEKCHGSPLGNDEIACARENMDWPHPPFEIPKMIYSRWSAKGNGFMAEDSWNARFKEYEKAYPHLATEFTRRMTGTLPEDFASHTSNFIDSVDVKAESLATRKSSQNAIEGLAPVLPEFFGGSADLAGSNLTRWSGSKTASSAEWDGNYMNYGVREFAMSVMMNGMSLHGGFIPYGGTFLVFSDYARNAMRMSALMGLKVLYVMTHDSIGVGEDGPTHQPVEHVASLRLIPNMDVWRPCDSVETAVAWEQAVTRGDGPSTLVMSRQNLPYQSRSTETMDQISRGGYVLRDCDGTPDAILIATGSEVGLAVEAAMTLESKGTQVRVVSIPCVEAFDRQDQAYRRAVLPPRVTARVAIEAGTTLGWYRYVGLNGAVMGIDRFGESAPGNELFDYFGFTPDNVMALVEQVMEKTSMAA; encoded by the coding sequence ATGCCGAAACGTAAGGAACTTGCAAACGCCATTCGCGCCCTGAGCATGGACGCCATCCAGAAGGCCAAATCCGGACATCCCGGCGCTCCCATGGGCATGGCCGACATCGCCGAAGTGCTCTGGAACGATTACATGGTCCACAATCCTGCCAACCCCGACTGGGCCAATCGTGATCGCTTTGTTTTATCCAATGGCCACGGGTCGATGCTGCTTTACTCGCTGCTTCATCTGAGTGGGTATGACGTCACCATCGACGATATCAAGAACTTTAGACAACTCCACTCCAGGACGCCGGGACACCCTGAATATGGGATGACACCCGGCGTGGAGTCCACTTCCGGTCCGCTCGGACAAGGCATTGCGTGTGCCGTAGGCATGGCTGTGGCGGAAAAAGTGTTTGCGGCCCAGTTCAACAGGGACGGACACTCCATCATGGATCACCACACCTATGTCTTCATGGGGGATGGGTGCATGATGGAAGGCGTCTCCCATGAAGCCTGCTCTCTGGCTGGGACGCTGAAGCTGGGCAAGCTTTTCGCTTTTTACGACGACAACGGTATCTCCATCGACGGCTGTGTTGACGGTTGGTTCACCGATGATACTCCCGGACGGTTTGAAGCCTATGGATGGCATGTCGTCCGTGACGTCGATGGACATGATGCCTCATCCATCAAGGCGGCCATTGAAGAGGCCAGAGCAAATAAGGACAAGCCAAGCCTGATCTGCTGCAAGACTGTCATCGGACAGGGCGCGCCCAATATCTGCGGCTCCGAGAAATGTCACGGTTCCCCCCTCGGGAATGATGAAATAGCCTGTGCACGCGAGAACATGGATTGGCCCCATCCTCCTTTTGAAATTCCGAAGATGATCTATTCCAGATGGAGCGCAAAGGGGAATGGATTCATGGCCGAAGACAGTTGGAACGCTCGCTTTAAGGAGTATGAAAAGGCCTACCCGCATCTGGCGACCGAGTTTACTCGTCGCATGACGGGAACGCTGCCTGAAGATTTTGCATCTCATACATCCAATTTTATCGATTCCGTCGATGTCAAAGCTGAGAGTCTGGCTACCCGCAAGTCCTCACAGAATGCCATTGAAGGTCTTGCGCCGGTCCTTCCTGAATTCTTCGGAGGGTCGGCAGATCTGGCTGGGTCGAACCTGACTCGATGGTCCGGCTCTAAGACGGCTTCCTCTGCTGAGTGGGATGGCAACTACATGAACTACGGTGTCCGTGAATTCGCTATGTCCGTGATGATGAACGGTATGTCCCTGCACGGCGGTTTCATCCCGTATGGCGGCACATTCCTCGTATTTTCCGATTATGCGCGAAACGCCATGCGCATGTCTGCATTGATGGGACTGAAGGTCCTCTACGTGATGACCCATGATTCCATCGGTGTTGGTGAGGATGGGCCGACCCACCAACCGGTCGAGCATGTCGCCTCCCTGCGGCTCATCCCCAACATGGACGTGTGGCGCCCCTGTGACAGCGTCGAAACTGCCGTGGCATGGGAGCAAGCTGTCACACGAGGTGACGGACCATCCACACTGGTCATGTCCCGACAGAATCTCCCGTACCAATCAAGGTCAACAGAGACCATGGACCAGATTTCACGGGGTGGCTATGTCTTACGGGATTGCGACGGGACCCCGGATGCTATTCTTATAGCGACCGGTTCCGAGGTAGGGTTGGCCGTGGAGGCTGCCATGACCCTGGAGTCCAAGGGGACGCAGGTCCGTGTCGTTTCTATACCTTGCGTCGAAGCCTTTGATCGGCAGGATCAGGCCTACCGCCGCGCTGTCCTGCCGCCGCGTGTCACGGCCCGTGTCGCGATTGAGGCCGGAACCACCCTTGGTTGGTATCGCTATGTAGGCCTGAACGGAGCTGTCATGGGAATTGATCGTTTCGGCGAATCCGCTCCGGGCAATGAGCTCTTCGACTACTTCGGCTTTACGCCCGACAACGTGATGGCGCTGGTTGAACAGGTGATGGAAAAAACAAGTATGGCTGCCTGA
- a CDS encoding NAD(P)/FAD-dependent oxidoreductase has product MSDYDVIVVGAGPAGTCTAIHAARQGLHVLLLDQKKFPREKTCGDALSSLAIAELNSLGLLPRLLEIPHTPVQKITYHGADTSSVTVPILKIDDTASEAGIICRRILLDALLMEIAAEEEVEVVDWCRITEVLVKGGQAYGVKGERGGGRGVSWTAKVVVGADGSDSLVARQMNMPRYPEYRALAVRGYFRQVLGIRGNIEVHFPEEVLPGYVWFHPTETSQTNVGLTIPMDVVKDTNIKPKQALKRALASPELKERFAFAEQMGEIEAGVLPVGNPIREIHGNGFILVGDAAGLVNPCSSDGTTNAIISARIAGEVLAKTCKGESWDEAALREYPYYLWKEIGPSLEMGGRLLGLRTPKAIGSLIRSASRRPHNAGWISGVLLGSALPSTDLDDFLSYINFFSK; this is encoded by the coding sequence ATGTCGGATTATGACGTAATAGTGGTCGGAGCAGGGCCTGCGGGGACATGTACGGCGATCCATGCAGCCCGACAAGGATTGCACGTTTTGCTGCTCGATCAAAAGAAATTTCCGCGGGAAAAAACTTGCGGTGACGCCTTGTCCTCCCTGGCAATCGCAGAATTAAACTCTCTGGGGCTTTTGCCTCGCCTCCTAGAAATTCCCCATACCCCTGTTCAGAAAATTACTTACCACGGAGCCGATACTAGTTCCGTTACAGTGCCGATTCTCAAGATTGATGACACCGCATCAGAGGCGGGCATCATCTGCCGGAGGATTCTCCTCGACGCTCTCTTGATGGAAATTGCGGCCGAAGAGGAAGTTGAGGTCGTCGACTGGTGCCGGATAACTGAAGTGCTGGTCAAAGGCGGGCAAGCATACGGAGTGAAGGGTGAACGTGGTGGCGGTCGCGGAGTGTCCTGGACCGCCAAGGTCGTGGTCGGTGCCGACGGCAGTGATTCCCTCGTGGCAAGGCAGATGAACATGCCCAGATACCCTGAGTATCGCGCCCTGGCTGTCCGTGGTTATTTTCGCCAAGTGCTTGGCATACGGGGCAACATTGAAGTCCATTTTCCGGAAGAAGTGCTTCCTGGTTACGTCTGGTTCCATCCCACAGAAACGAGTCAGACCAATGTCGGGTTGACCATTCCCATGGATGTAGTCAAGGACACCAATATCAAGCCCAAGCAAGCGCTCAAGCGTGCGCTGGCCTCTCCCGAATTGAAGGAACGGTTCGCCTTTGCGGAACAGATGGGTGAGATTGAAGCGGGTGTCTTGCCGGTGGGGAATCCCATACGGGAGATTCATGGAAACGGTTTTATTCTCGTAGGTGATGCCGCCGGGCTGGTCAATCCATGTAGTTCTGACGGAACAACCAATGCCATCATCTCTGCTCGAATCGCCGGAGAAGTCCTTGCCAAAACCTGTAAGGGCGAGAGCTGGGATGAGGCTGCCTTACGTGAATACCCATATTATTTATGGAAGGAGATCGGACCTTCACTTGAAATGGGTGGACGTCTTCTGGGTTTGAGAACCCCTAAGGCCATTGGCAGTTTGATCCGTAGTGCGTCTCGCCGTCCGCACAATGCCGGATGGATATCCGGTGTTCTTCTTGGATCTGCCTTACCCTCTACAGATCTGGACGATTTCCTGTCGTACATCAATTTCTTCTCCAAATAA
- a CDS encoding M48 family metallopeptidase: MPTYKDIEYILTRRKRKTASIHIERDGSVSLIVPDELSDNDVDTLIESKRYWIYKSLAEWTDLNATRIQREFVSGEGFLYLGRSYRLMFVEEQRKPLMLKNGFFCLRTKKNGKTVSPHEAFKEFYRERGKDRIPERVAL, encoded by the coding sequence ATGCCAACCTACAAGGACATAGAGTATATCCTCACCCGCAGGAAGAGGAAGACTGCCAGTATCCATATTGAAAGGGATGGCTCGGTTTCGCTGATCGTACCAGACGAACTTTCCGACAATGACGTAGATACCCTCATCGAAAGCAAGCGGTACTGGATCTACAAAAGCCTTGCGGAGTGGACTGACCTGAACGCTACCCGTATCCAACGCGAGTTCGTCAGTGGTGAAGGTTTCCTTTACCTTGGTCGCTCCTACCGCCTCATGTTCGTAGAAGAACAGCGTAAGCCTCTCATGTTAAAGAATGGGTTCTTCTGCCTGCGCACCAAGAAGAATGGCAAGACTGTCTCTCCCCATGAGGCCTTCAAAGAATTCTATCGAGAAAGAGGTAAGGACAGAATCCCAGAGCGGGTGGCCCTGTGA
- a CDS encoding IS3 family transposase (programmed frameshift): MRKSRFTEEQIIGLLKQAEAGRPVAELCRQIGITDTTFYKWRSKFAGLEVSEARRLRQLEEENRRLKGLVADQALDIQVLKEVLGPKMTEPALRRHAARQIIEVYGYSERRACQLTDLNRRTLRRVPSPDRDKDLRMRLRELAEERRRFGCPRLYLLLRREGLVVNHKRVERLYREEALSLRLRPKRKRQSHLRVVQPAPTGPNEQWAMDFVSDSLDNGRRIKVLTIIDLWDRRCPKLEADSSIPGEGVVRVLEQLRQRGEYPKHLRSDNGPEFTGRALDQWATSVGVQLEFIRPGRPMENGHVESFNGKFREECLNAHAFQSLAEARDILEAWRQDYNTARPHSALGGLAPEEYGRTMNEENRTSQNPNLRVVYSAG; the protein is encoded by the exons ATGAGAAAGAGCAGGTTCACGGAAGAGCAGATCATCGGGCTTTTAAAGCAGGCGGAGGCTGGACGTCCTGTGGCAGAACTGTGCCGCCAGATCGGCATCACGGACACGACGTTCTACAAGTGGCGCAGCAAATTCGCGGGCCTTGAGGTATCCGAGGCCCGACGGTTGCGGCAGCTTGAGGAAGAGAATCGGCGCCTCAAGGGCCTTGTGGCCGATCAGGCGCTTGACATACAGGTGCTCAAAGAGGTGCTGGGCC CGAAAATGACTGAGCCCGCCCTTCGCCGTCATGCCGCACGCCAGATTATTGAGGTGTACGGCTACTCCGAGCGGCGGGCTTGTCAATTGACCGACCTCAATCGCAGGACGTTGCGGCGCGTCCCTTCGCCAGATCGCGATAAGGATCTTCGCATGCGATTACGCGAGCTAGCCGAGGAGCGTAGGCGGTTCGGATGCCCCCGACTCTATCTGCTGCTGCGCCGCGAGGGTCTGGTGGTGAACCACAAGCGCGTTGAGCGGCTGTACAGGGAAGAGGCACTGTCGTTGCGCTTGCGGCCAAAGCGCAAGCGCCAGAGCCACCTGCGGGTGGTCCAACCCGCGCCCACAGGCCCAAATGAGCAGTGGGCCATGGACTTCGTGAGTGACAGCCTGGACAATGGCCGCAGAATCAAGGTGCTGACGATCATTGACCTGTGGGACCGCCGCTGCCCCAAGCTCGAAGCGGACTCATCGATTCCGGGCGAGGGCGTGGTCCGGGTGCTGGAGCAATTGCGCCAGCGCGGCGAATACCCGAAGCATCTGCGTTCTGACAATGGGCCAGAGTTCACGGGTAGGGCCCTGGATCAGTGGGCGACCAGCGTGGGGGTGCAGTTGGAATTCATCCGGCCTGGCAGGCCGATGGAGAATGGGCATGTGGAGAGCTTCAACGGCAAATTCCGTGAGGAGTGCCTGAACGCCCATGCGTTCCAGTCACTCGCAGAGGCTAGGGACATCCTCGAGGCGTGGAGGCAGGACTACAACACAGCCCGACCACACAGCGCACTTGGCGGATTGGCCCCAGAGGAATACGGAAGAACCATGAATGAAGAAAACCGGACCAGCCAGAACCCAAACTTACGGGTGGTATACTCGGCGGGGTAA
- a CDS encoding M48 metallopeptidase family protein, with product MLDVQPSEIRVMELHHRWASCSENGALNFHWKCMMAPITIIDYIVVHELAHLIQPRHTDAFWNVVDKILPDYRERKEWLKQHGAEMDL from the coding sequence ATGCTTGATGTGCAGCCTTCAGAGATCAGAGTCATGGAACTACATCACCGCTGGGCATCATGTTCAGAGAACGGTGCTCTCAATTTCCATTGGAAGTGTATGATGGCCCCGATCACGATAATCGACTACATCGTCGTCCACGAACTTGCCCACCTCATTCAGCCACGCCACACAGATGCCTTCTGGAATGTAGTGGATAAGATTCTTCCGGATTATCGAGAACGTAAGGAGTGGCTTAAGCAACATGGTGCGGAGATGGATTTGTAA